Within Flagellimonas maritima, the genomic segment TTGGTTCGGTTTTTGTCACGGGAAATCATATCGGTCAATTGATTTTCCGCATTGGCATAGGTTTCAGGATTATCAAACGGAACCGTCCAATAGACCGGAATTTCAGACCAGACCAGCAAACCGGCAGCTTCTGCTGCTTTGACCATTTGTTCGCTATGGGGGTAATGTGCTAAGCGAATAAAATTACAGCCCATTTCTTTTGCCCAAGATACAAGCACCTCACACTCCTCCATTGTGGTTACCCTACCAGCGCTGAACGGCGCCTCTTCATGTACACTAATGCCCTTTAGAAATAATGGACTGCCATTGAGCAGTATCTTATGGCCTCGGGTCTCGACCGTTCTGAACCCTATTTGATCTTCCAAACTGTTGCCCGCAAAGACCAATTCCAATTTGTACAGTTTTGGGTTCTGTGGAGACCATAAATCAAACGCTCCGTTAAACGAAACTAAAGCCCTACCGTTGGCATCTGTTCTATAGTTTTTTGAGATATTGAGTTCGGGAATTTCAATAGAAACATTGGTCTCTAATGGCCTATCCAATTGAATCCAACCTTCGACGTTTGCTTTGCTTCCTTTTTTCAACTGTATAAAATAATCCCTGATAAAATTTAGCTCAGTCTCTACTAATGTTACTGAACGCGTTATACCGCCATAATTCCACCAGTCTGTATTTACCGTTGGTATTGCCTCTCGTTTTCTAGTGTTATCGACCTTGAGAACTAAAAAGTTGTCTTTGGCTTTTAGCAGGTCGGTAACTTCAAAATTAAAAGAGGTATAACCCCCGATATGGTCTCCCAGCTTTTTTCCGTTGAGGTACACTTTAGCATCATAGTTGACCGCTCCAAAATGTACAAAAACACGCTTACCGTCCTTTTTGTCATAATCAAAGGAACGCTTATACCATACAGTCCCTTCATAATAATACAACTTTTCCATTTGGGTATTCCAATCGCCTGGCACTTGCAATTCGTAACCTTCATCAAAATTATACTCAATAAGATCGGAAGGGGTTTGCATTTTCTCATTCATGAAGAATCCGTTATCCTTCGGCTGGTAGCGGTGGTTATAATAGCCATTTTCCAAAGGGTCTATAATGATTTGCCATGTACCGTCCAAGGATACAGTAGTTCTGTTATCAATATTCTGGATTAAGGATGATTGGGCGAACCCCGAATATAATGCCATTAAACACAAGGTTAACAATACAAATCTATTTGAGCTATTTGTCTTGATTTTAAACTTCATGAGGGATTTTTTATTTTTAATTATCTGAAACAATATCGAAAATTGCCAATAGAATAAATCTTTATTTGAGAAACCGTTCAATTGGAAAAATCGGATTCTTCTTTATGAATTTGAACATTCTTATAAGAACCATCTGTGGTATTTTTTACAGTAGATAAATCCATTTCCTTGTTTATAATTATATTTTCAAATTTCAGATTTCGTATTGGCTTACTGGAAAGTCCCTGAACATCTATAGCTTTTCCGTAGGCAAAATTACAAGTCAAGTTTTTTATTTCAATGTCACTAAAGTCCGATGGACTTTTGCCACCTCGGTAACTATGATAATCATTAGTAAAAAATACAGCGGTTGAGGTAGTATCAATAAAAACGCCGTCTATAAAAACATCGCGTATATAGCTACCCCTATCTCTATTGGATTTAAATTGAACTGCATATTTTTTGACATTTTTCATAAAAAAATTCTCAACGTAAATATTCTCGATACCTCCCGACATTTCGCTGCCAAAAGCCATACCGTGCAATACATTTTCGGCCAGACAGTTTCGTACTACAATGTCCTTACTGGATTTATTTACTCTCCAAGCGTCTTGGTCTCTACCAGATTTAATGGCAATAGCATCATCACCCGCGTTGAACTTACAGTTTTCGACCAATGCATCATAGCAAGAGTCTAAATCTATCCCGTCATTATTTATTCTTGTACTATTGATTTCTACGTTTCTAATCGTAATATTATTAGAATACGTGGGATGGATGACCCAAAACGGTACATTCTCTATAGTGATGTCCTCAATTAGAATGTTGGAACAATTCATCAATTGAATAAAGGACATTCGCAGATAGTTGTCCTTACCAAAAATACGCTCTTCCACAGGAACTAAGTCCGTACCCATTTGCCTTGATTTGTTTTGTGCAGGTTTTTGTTTAGTGCGCCATTCTGCAATTCCTCCAATGGCACTGCCGTTAAGTTTACCTTTACCCGTTATGGCGATATCCGTTTTATTGTCTGCGTAGATATAGGGTGAATAATTATATAATTCAACACCCTCCCAACGAACCAATTGTACGGGTAAATAGTCATCGGCGTTCTGACTGAAGGTCAGTGTTGAACCTTCTTCAAAATGTAAGTTGATGTTACTTTCCAAATGTATTGGTCCTTCACAAAAATAATCCCCTTTTGGGAAAACAACTTTACCACCTCCTTTGGCAGAAATTTCCGCTATCGCTTTACTGATTGCAGGTTTACAGTTAGCAAGCCCATCACCTATCGCTCCCATATCTGTTATTGCAATGACCTCAGAACCGATAATAGGAAGTTTTATACGCTTGATAATTTCATCGACTTTTTGGGTTTTGCTAAAATTAGTTTTCTCAACGTCCAACTCTTTGCAAGAATAAACAGTTAATGCACTTAATACCAAGAGGCATCGGACTAACGTAATTGAAAGGTTTTTATCTACAAACATCTTGAACATATGATTTGTAATTAAACTGTTAAATTTTACTTTATTAAACTCATAATTCATTGAAAAACCAGAAGCTTTTCTACAATACTAATTGCTGAAATTAATTTGGTTCAGGAAATTTTCTCATTTTGGAATATCTTTTATAAGTATCAAAAATTTCTGGATTTTCCCCCATCACTCTCGGGTCGTTTGTTTCTACCAACTCTTCTTTAAGGATTTTAAAAAGTTCTTCCTTTATGTCCTTAAATTCTCTTAGCTCTGCTAAATTCTTAAGACATGCTGGGTCTTTTTTGGTATTGTACAATTCAATCTCTGGTCTTTTCGCAAAGGAATAATCAAAATATAGTTTCAAACTGTCTTTTTCTTCTATCAATTGAGTTTTTGTAGGA encodes:
- a CDS encoding glycoside hydrolase family 2 protein is translated as MALYSGFAQSSLIQNIDNRTTVSLDGTWQIIIDPLENGYYNHRYQPKDNGFFMNEKMQTPSDLIEYNFDEGYELQVPGDWNTQMEKLYYYEGTVWYKRSFDYDKKDGKRVFVHFGAVNYDAKVYLNGKKLGDHIGGYTSFNFEVTDLLKAKDNFLVLKVDNTRKREAIPTVNTDWWNYGGITRSVTLVETELNFIRDYFIQLKKGSKANVEGWIQLDRPLETNVSIEIPELNISKNYRTDANGRALVSFNGAFDLWSPQNPKLYKLELVFAGNSLEDQIGFRTVETRGHKILLNGSPLFLKGISVHEEAPFSAGRVTTMEECEVLVSWAKEMGCNFIRLAHYPHSEQMVKAAEAAGLLVWSEIPVYWTVPFDNPETYANAENQLTDMISRDKNRTNIILWSVANETPISDARIAFLSNLSKKVKSLDNTRLTTAALDTQSSADGYNMIDDPLGEHIDVIGINQYCGWYFDKLSNCAKGKWKTSYDKPVIISEFGGGALQGYHGSEDERWTEEYQDALYKYNLQMLDNIEFMAGMTPWILKDFLSPRRNLKRIQNDFNRKGLISEEGIRKKAFYRMQDYYKGKN
- a CDS encoding glycoside hydrolase family 28 protein yields the protein MFKMFVDKNLSITLVRCLLVLSALTVYSCKELDVEKTNFSKTQKVDEIIKRIKLPIIGSEVIAITDMGAIGDGLANCKPAISKAIAEISAKGGGKVVFPKGDYFCEGPIHLESNINLHFEEGSTLTFSQNADDYLPVQLVRWEGVELYNYSPYIYADNKTDIAITGKGKLNGSAIGGIAEWRTKQKPAQNKSRQMGTDLVPVEERIFGKDNYLRMSFIQLMNCSNILIEDITIENVPFWVIHPTYSNNITIRNVEINSTRINNDGIDLDSCYDALVENCKFNAGDDAIAIKSGRDQDAWRVNKSSKDIVVRNCLAENVLHGMAFGSEMSGGIENIYVENFFMKNVKKYAVQFKSNRDRGSYIRDVFIDGVFIDTTSTAVFFTNDYHSYRGGKSPSDFSDIEIKNLTCNFAYGKAIDVQGLSSKPIRNLKFENIIINKEMDLSTVKNTTDGSYKNVQIHKEESDFSN